A stretch of Endozoicomonas sp. SCSIO W0465 DNA encodes these proteins:
- a CDS encoding ISNCY family transposase, which produces MRKKRNPQCSMELHYVPHEICSQLSGISQWLDAHPQFNDWIYEDLSSGDKQNTGRNGLSAESVLRAALLKQYLNCDYDYLSFVLMDSMLFRDFCRLEPNQRPSRSSLHGLISLLTASTWERINNCQLMTAKDQGIEKGRTVAIDSTVTESDIKPPCDSDLLASSVKEICRLLERGQTLTATPLYEYTHHNRAVKDAARKCIYAGKEERHQHYKKLLQLTRKSRKVLIEATVTLANARQQGQCLLADDADKWQADVDHLLPLVDAIVSQTERRVFKGEKVPAQEKVVSLYEPHTDIIVKDRRQVQYGHKLNLVQGKSRLILDLVIEEGNPADSDQFIPMMERQKEIYGRVPRQTSGDGGYACRANLEKAKAMGISDVAFNKKRGLEVEEMTKSQYVYKTLFRFRAGIEAGISWLKRCFGLSRCHCKGSERFDSHCWLSVVCYNLVILARHPAPS; this is translated from the coding sequence ATGCGCAAAAAACGCAACCCGCAGTGTAGTATGGAACTCCATTACGTACCTCATGAAATCTGCTCCCAGCTTTCCGGTATCTCGCAATGGCTTGACGCCCATCCACAGTTCAATGACTGGATTTATGAGGACTTAAGTTCTGGTGATAAACAGAACACTGGGCGGAACGGACTATCAGCAGAATCCGTTCTTCGTGCGGCACTCCTGAAACAGTATTTGAATTGTGATTATGACTACTTGTCGTTTGTTTTGATGGACTCCATGCTCTTTCGAGACTTTTGTCGCCTCGAACCAAACCAGCGCCCCAGTCGCTCCAGTTTGCATGGGCTCATCAGCCTTCTTACTGCATCTACATGGGAACGGATTAATAACTGTCAGCTAATGACCGCTAAAGATCAGGGTATTGAAAAAGGGCGCACTGTGGCTATTGACAGCACAGTCACCGAATCGGATATCAAACCTCCTTGCGACAGTGATCTTTTAGCCAGTTCCGTTAAAGAAATTTGTCGGCTGCTGGAACGGGGACAAACACTGACAGCGACACCGCTTTATGAATATACCCATCACAACCGAGCCGTAAAAGATGCGGCCAGAAAATGCATCTACGCTGGCAAAGAAGAGCGGCATCAGCATTATAAAAAACTGCTGCAGTTGACCCGAAAATCCCGGAAGGTACTTATCGAAGCTACTGTCACGCTAGCAAACGCCCGTCAGCAGGGGCAGTGTCTCCTGGCTGATGATGCCGACAAGTGGCAGGCCGATGTGGATCACCTGTTACCCCTGGTGGATGCAATAGTCTCCCAGACAGAGCGCAGGGTCTTTAAGGGTGAAAAGGTGCCAGCCCAGGAAAAAGTGGTTAGCCTGTATGAACCCCATACGGATATCATCGTAAAAGACAGGCGGCAAGTACAGTATGGCCATAAACTGAACCTGGTTCAGGGAAAAAGTCGATTGATCCTGGACCTGGTTATTGAGGAAGGTAACCCAGCGGATTCGGACCAATTCATTCCGATGATGGAAAGACAAAAAGAAATTTATGGTCGTGTACCTCGCCAGACAAGCGGTGACGGCGGATACGCGTGTCGCGCTAATTTGGAAAAAGCCAAGGCCATGGGAATCAGCGATGTAGCTTTTAATAAGAAGCGCGGACTTGAAGTCGAAGAGATGACTAAAAGTCAGTATGTGTATAAAACGCTCTTTCGCTTCCGGGCAGGTATTGAAGCGGGAATTTCGTGGCTAAAGAGATGTTTTGGGCTATCACGTTGCCACTGCAAGGGTTCTGAGCGTTTTGATTCTCATTGCTGGTTATCGGTGGTCTGTTACAACCTGGTGATTCTGGCCAGACACCCGGCACCATCCTGA
- a CDS encoding ankyrin repeat domain-containing protein, translated as MLNSYSAEYHPDKPRGDGITAMSMAIQKGHTETTKILLEHNADPNYKIRYATVDGQCRDIGSFGEQEPIPSSQLWYTPVMLAVRHGNLIILEQLLSKGGNPNNIDPANPLQQSPLQQALNYPQDSSAESAAKIVELLLEHAADMHEKLVPADAAISNKTGFYPQLLTYCRQFLGWLGYTVNSGGDAQNSPFCLPSTSTHLLPTLFEIACFFAEMRLRTESDRIAATFCDYYRRAPEGKPVEPSLLKWFYAGQCFLKGPGLHSYCSDFIRKDSILKLHFISNVSKLHTLSSVFGQEDPSDCPRDKADRALDYDRELQSELMKDIDKADTAMLHEMAVTALEKFNKYTMNFNDEAVINYPQKKT; from the coding sequence GTGCTGAATAGTTACTCCGCAGAGTATCATCCCGACAAACCCAGGGGAGATGGCATTACCGCTATGTCCATGGCCATACAAAAAGGCCACACTGAAACCACGAAAATCCTGTTGGAGCACAATGCGGATCCCAACTACAAAATCCGTTACGCTACTGTTGATGGCCAATGCAGAGACATTGGCAGCTTTGGAGAGCAAGAGCCAATACCTTCAAGCCAGCTTTGGTATACTCCTGTAATGCTCGCAGTACGACATGGTAACCTCATTATTCTGGAGCAACTGCTCTCAAAGGGTGGAAATCCAAATAACATTGACCCGGCTAATCCACTGCAACAATCACCATTACAACAAGCATTAAATTACCCGCAAGACTCTTCTGCAGAGTCTGCAGCAAAGATAGTTGAGCTTTTATTAGAGCACGCAGCTGATATGCACGAAAAGTTAGTTCCTGCTGATGCTGCTATCAGTAATAAAACTGGTTTCTATCCGCAATTGCTCACTTACTGTCGGCAATTTTTGGGATGGCTCGGCTATACAGTAAATTCTGGGGGGGATGCTCAAAATAGCCCGTTTTGCCTACCATCAACGAGCACTCACCTCCTCCCTACCCTGTTTGAAATTGCCTGTTTTTTTGCTGAAATGAGACTTCGTACTGAATCAGATAGAATTGCAGCAACTTTTTGCGATTATTATCGAAGAGCGCCTGAAGGTAAACCAGTTGAACCCTCTCTTCTGAAGTGGTTTTATGCTGGTCAATGTTTCTTAAAAGGTCCTGGTCTGCATAGCTACTGTAGTGATTTCATTCGGAAAGACTCAATCTTGAAACTGCATTTCATAAGTAATGTATCTAAATTACATACATTATCTAGTGTATTTGGCCAGGAAGATCCGTCTGATTGTCCAAGAGATAAGGCTGACAGAGCATTGGACTATGATAGGGAACTACAATCTGAATTAATGAAAGACATCGATAAGGCTGATACAGCTATGCTTCATGAAATGGCAGTAACTGCACTGGAAAAATTTAATAAGTACACTATGAATTTTAATGACGAAGCAGTAATAAATTATCCGCAAAAGAAAACCTGA
- a CDS encoding carcinine hydrolase/isopenicillin-N N-acyltransferase family protein yields MLVIGGLLQPGDSGQTPGTILIATSTLHESTFPAWWEDVFCLLFAFFSNIRPRLEKKREEFLRLSGISGNIKTNVQSNYDCLMRFWTRTNYDCLMRFWTRTNYNGGLLIAKNRDSLATYESLAVKSAVGKNTYLGLFYNSSSQTPYPFLAAGINEHGVSVVQNEAASIYNADTFNNTDQSAVIYTIMENYSSVAEVLADKETLFGNGLANFLIIGDKTEAILVEVGPSKNSFQILNASNNDNRVFHTNHYVLSEMRNLNKIYYSDSEDRFVAIKSLMNNAPAQFTADGSYFNWISNAQDGLLRSIFREMTVASWIASVPETGTPEVLIRFTSPSLEFQRYSIQLTPEFWNSPPASISPIPLSTQGLNPEPIGSELRYTYTGSEL; encoded by the coding sequence TTGCTGGTTATCGGTGGTCTGTTACAACCTGGTGATTCTGGCCAGACACCCGGCACCATCCTGATAGCCACCTCCACGCTACATGAAAGTACCTTTCCAGCATGGTGGGAGGATGTTTTCTGCCTGCTTTTCGCGTTTTTCTCCAATATCCGTCCCAGATTAGAGAAAAAAAGGGAAGAGTTTTTGCGGCTCTCTGGAATTTCAGGAAATATCAAAACGAACGTACAATCTAATTATGATTGCCTGATGCGTTTTTGGACGAGAACTAATTATGATTGCCTGATGCGTTTTTGGACGAGAACTAACTATAACGGCGGGTTATTAATTGCTAAAAACCGGGATTCACTGGCAACCTACGAAAGCCTGGCCGTTAAAAGCGCGGTAGGCAAAAATACCTATCTCGGCCTTTTTTACAACTCCAGTAGTCAGACTCCTTACCCCTTCCTGGCCGCAGGCATCAATGAACATGGCGTTTCTGTGGTGCAGAACGAAGCGGCATCAATATACAACGCCGACACGTTTAATAACACTGATCAATCCGCCGTGATCTACACCATAATGGAAAATTACAGTTCGGTGGCAGAGGTACTGGCGGATAAGGAGACGTTATTTGGCAATGGACTGGCCAATTTCCTGATTATTGGTGACAAGACTGAAGCCATCCTGGTGGAAGTCGGCCCCAGCAAAAACTCCTTTCAGATTCTTAATGCCAGCAACAACGATAATCGGGTGTTTCATACCAACCACTATGTACTCAGTGAAATGCGGAACCTGAACAAAATTTACTATTCCGATTCTGAAGATCGCTTTGTTGCCATAAAAAGCCTGATGAACAATGCACCCGCACAGTTTACCGCTGATGGTAGCTATTTTAACTGGATCAGCAATGCTCAGGACGGCCTGCTGAGAAGTATTTTTCGGGAAATGACCGTTGCCAGCTGGATTGCCAGTGTTCCCGAAACCGGAACACCTGAAGTACTCATTCGCTTTACCTCACCCAGTCTGGAGTTCCAGCGTTATTCTATCCAGTTGACTCCTGAGTTCTGGAATTCCCCTCCGGCTAGTATCAGTCCAATCCCATTGAGTACCCAGGGTTTGAATCCGGAACCCATCGGTAGTGAATTACGCTATACCTATACCGGTAGCGAACTCTGA
- a CDS encoding IS1595 family transposase, producing the protein MCKNTIQFQKGLGIMQFLANYGSEEQCENALSSWRWPDGFQCPKCGSRSFCKLHRKAEFQCNCCRCQTSLTSNTIFDSTKLPLATWFLGIYLVTQNKAGISCLTLHRQLGISYNAALRMKHKLMQVMMERDNSWQLSGFVQIDDAYWGGERHGGRRGRGSENKAPFVAAVQTDADNHPIYMKFNAVDNFRRKTIQEWAEHALKKGVRAVSDGLSCFRGIEDAGCQHTAIITGGGHASMENELFTWVNTMLGNVKTAITGTYHKLDPKHLGRYLSEFNYRFNRRFDMPSMISRLGRAAVNTAPMPDRLLKLPDVQWKPG; encoded by the coding sequence ATGTGTAAAAACACCATTCAGTTCCAAAAAGGCCTTGGCATTATGCAATTTCTGGCTAATTACGGCAGTGAAGAGCAGTGTGAGAACGCGCTGTCCTCTTGGCGCTGGCCAGATGGCTTCCAATGCCCGAAGTGTGGCTCCCGCAGTTTCTGCAAGCTTCACCGGAAAGCTGAATTCCAGTGCAATTGCTGCCGTTGCCAAACCTCGCTTACCAGTAACACTATCTTTGACTCAACAAAGCTGCCTCTAGCTACCTGGTTTCTGGGTATCTATCTCGTCACCCAGAATAAAGCGGGGATTTCTTGCCTGACGCTTCATCGACAACTTGGCATTTCCTACAATGCCGCATTGCGCATGAAACACAAACTCATGCAGGTCATGATGGAAAGAGATAACAGCTGGCAGTTGAGTGGTTTTGTTCAGATTGATGACGCCTATTGGGGCGGAGAGCGCCACGGAGGCCGCCGGGGCAGAGGCTCAGAGAACAAAGCCCCCTTCGTGGCCGCAGTTCAGACAGATGCTGATAACCACCCTATCTACATGAAGTTCAATGCCGTTGATAACTTCCGGCGAAAAACCATTCAGGAGTGGGCAGAACATGCCCTGAAAAAGGGTGTCCGGGCCGTCAGCGATGGCTTGTCCTGTTTCCGGGGTATTGAAGATGCCGGATGCCAGCACACAGCCATCATTACCGGTGGTGGGCATGCATCCATGGAGAATGAGTTGTTCACCTGGGTAAATACCATGCTGGGAAACGTGAAAACAGCGATTACCGGTACTTACCATAAGCTCGACCCCAAGCATCTGGGCCGTTATCTATCAGAGTTCAACTATCGGTTTAACCGGCGTTTTGATATGCCTTCAATGATCTCAAGGCTAGGTCGGGCTGCAGTCAATACAGCACCGATGCCGGATCGACTTCTCAAACTGCCAGACGTCCAGTGGAAACCGGGTTAG
- a CDS encoding IS1595 family transposase gives MRKKRNPQCSMELHYVPHEICSQLSGISQWLDAHPQFNDWIYEDLSSGDKQNTGRNGLSAESVLRAALLKQYLNCDYDYLSFVLMDSMLFRDFCRLEPNQRPSRSSLHGLISLLTASTWERINNCQLMTAKDQGIEKGRTVAIDSTVTESDIKPPCDSDLLASSVKEIADNHPIYMKFNAVDNFRRKTIQEWAEHALKKGVRAVSDGLSCFRGIEDAGCQHTAIITGGGHASMENELFTWVNTMLGNVKTAITGTYHKLDPKHLGRYLSEFNYRFNRRFDMPSMISRLGRAAVNTAPMPDRLLKLPDVQWKPG, from the coding sequence ATGCGCAAAAAACGCAACCCGCAGTGTAGTATGGAACTCCATTACGTACCTCATGAAATCTGCTCCCAGCTTTCCGGTATCTCGCAATGGCTTGACGCCCATCCACAGTTCAATGACTGGATTTATGAGGACTTAAGTTCTGGTGATAAACAGAACACTGGGCGGAACGGACTATCAGCAGAATCCGTTCTTCGTGCGGCACTCCTGAAACAGTATTTGAATTGTGATTATGACTACTTGTCGTTTGTTTTGATGGACTCCATGCTCTTTCGAGACTTTTGTCGCCTCGAACCAAACCAGCGCCCCAGTCGCTCCAGTTTGCATGGGCTCATCAGCCTTCTTACTGCATCTACATGGGAACGGATTAATAACTGTCAGCTAATGACCGCTAAAGATCAGGGTATTGAAAAAGGGCGCACTGTGGCTATTGACAGCACAGTCACCGAATCGGATATCAAACCTCCTTGCGACAGTGATCTTTTAGCCAGTTCCGTTAAAGAAATTGCTGATAACCACCCTATCTACATGAAGTTCAATGCCGTTGATAACTTCCGGCGAAAAACCATTCAGGAGTGGGCAGAACATGCCCTGAAAAAGGGTGTCCGGGCCGTCAGCGATGGCTTGTCCTGTTTCCGGGGTATTGAAGATGCCGGATGCCAGCACACAGCCATCATTACCGGTGGTGGGCATGCATCCATGGAGAATGAGTTGTTCACCTGGGTAAATACCATGCTGGGAAACGTGAAAACAGCGATTACCGGTACTTACCATAAGCTCGACCCCAAGCATCTGGGCCGTTATCTATCAGAGTTCAACTATCGGTTTAACCGGCGTTTTGATATGCCTTCAATGATCTCAAGGCTAGGTCGGGCTGCAGTCAATACAGCACCGATGCCGGATCGACTTCTCAAACTGCCAGACGTCCAGTGGAAACCGGGTTAG
- a CDS encoding transposase has protein sequence MTRKSRKVLIEATVTLANARQQGQCLLADDADKWQADVDHLLPLVDAIVSQTERRVFKGEKVPAQEKVVSLYEPHTDIIVKDRRQVQYGHKLNLVQGKSRLILDLVIEEGNPADSDQFIPMMERQKEIYGRVPRQTSGDGGYACRANLEKAKAMGISDVAFNKKRGLEVEEMTKSQYVYKTLFRFRAGIEAGISWLKRCFGLSRCHCKGSERFDSHCWLSVVCYNLVILARHPAPS, from the coding sequence TTGACCCGAAAATCCCGGAAGGTACTTATCGAAGCTACTGTCACGCTAGCAAACGCCCGTCAGCAGGGGCAGTGTCTCCTGGCTGATGATGCCGACAAGTGGCAGGCCGATGTGGATCACCTGTTACCCCTGGTGGATGCAATAGTCTCCCAGACAGAGCGCAGGGTCTTTAAGGGTGAAAAGGTGCCAGCCCAGGAAAAAGTGGTTAGCCTGTATGAACCCCATACGGATATCATCGTAAAAGACAGGCGGCAAGTACAGTATGGCCATAAACTGAACCTGGTTCAGGGAAAAAGTCGATTGATCCTGGACCTGGTTATTGAGGAAGGTAACCCAGCGGATTCGGACCAATTCATTCCGATGATGGAAAGACAAAAAGAAATTTATGGTCGTGTACCTCGCCAGACAAGCGGTGACGGCGGATACGCGTGTCGCGCTAATTTGGAAAAAGCCAAGGCCATGGGAATCAGCGATGTAGCTTTTAATAAGAAGCGCGGACTTGAAGTCGAAGAGATGACTAAAAGTCAGTATGTGTATAAAACGCTCTTTCGCTTCCGGGCAGGTATTGAAGCGGGAATTTCGTGGCTAAAGAGATGTTTTGGGCTATCACGTTGCCACTGCAAGGGTTCTGAGCGTTTTGATTCTCATTGCTGGTTATCGGTGGTCTGTTACAACCTGGTGATTCTGGCCAGACACCCGGCACCATCCTGA